From Chryseobacterium sp. H1D6B, a single genomic window includes:
- a CDS encoding YHS domain-containing protein translates to MKSKIIFTALLSVSLMSCAQEVPKVKHKKSMNTSGQNLKNVKVVNTEDPICHMKTGEYTKDTAVYKNKVYGFCSVYCKDEFKKNPEKYAQK, encoded by the coding sequence ATGAAATCTAAAATCATTTTTACGGCTCTGTTGTCGGTGTCATTGATGTCGTGCGCACAGGAAGTCCCTAAAGTAAAGCATAAAAAAAGTATGAATACTTCTGGACAAAATTTAAAAAATGTAAAAGTTGTCAATACAGAAGATCCTATCTGCCATATGAAAACCGGAGAATATACTAAAGATACTGCAGTGTATAAAAATAAGGTGTACGGTTTTTGCAGTGTTTATTGTAAAGACGAATTCAAAAAAAATCCCGAGAAGTATGCCCAAAAATAA
- a CDS encoding superoxide dismutase — protein MKILKIAALSAVFAAQFAFAQFKQTPLPYAYNALEGSIDAQTMEIHYSKHAAAYVSNLNKAIAGTPQEKQTLFQILSTVSTLTPAVRNNAGGHFNHELFWTMLTPEKNTQPSAKLLKAITESFGSLDAFKEKISKAGADRFGSGWAWLSVDKAGKLFVSSTPNQDNPLMDVVEEKGTPILGIDVWEHAYYLKYQNKRADYLAAIWNVLNWKEVSKRYENAVAKK, from the coding sequence ATGAAGATTTTGAAAATAGCCGCTTTAAGCGCAGTATTTGCAGCGCAGTTTGCGTTTGCACAATTCAAGCAGACACCGCTTCCTTACGCATATAATGCTTTGGAAGGTTCTATTGATGCTCAGACCATGGAAATCCATTATTCAAAACATGCTGCAGCGTATGTAAGCAATTTGAATAAAGCCATTGCAGGAACACCGCAGGAAAAACAAACATTATTTCAGATTCTTTCTACAGTGTCCACATTGACACCTGCAGTAAGAAATAATGCCGGAGGTCATTTCAACCATGAGCTTTTCTGGACGATGCTTACTCCTGAAAAGAACACGCAGCCTTCTGCAAAATTGTTAAAGGCCATCACTGAAAGTTTCGGAAGCCTTGATGCTTTTAAAGAAAAAATAAGCAAAGCAGGTGCAGACCGTTTCGGTTCAGGATGGGCATGGCTTTCTGTAGATAAGGCCGGAAAACTATTTGTGTCTTCAACGCCTAATCAGGACAACCCGTTGATGGATGTAGTAGAAGAAAAAGGAACTCCTATTTTAGGAATTGATGTTTGGGAGCATGCTTATTATTTGAAGTATCAAAATAAAAGAGCAGATTATCTTGCTGCAATCTGGAATGTTTTAAACTGGAAAGAAGTAAGCAAAAGATATGAAAATGCTGTAGCTAAAAAATAG
- a CDS encoding SCO family protein, giving the protein MPKNKPAEKNTKTKIIIPIAVIALLFLSIGVGMSYFKRNLYTVMKVPDFQLTDQNNKKITNKDMLGKVYLVEFFFSRCPTICPVMNTNMRAIEDEINNPEFGIISISIDPDNDTPETLKQHAKRIGVKSPNWHFLTGNRTYIGDIADKFNIYVGDKEDEGESLNHSGMIALVDQDGNIRCRYNKDNMPILYYSGLNYEDADGKIPKLTGKYHPDREILIEDIKKLLK; this is encoded by the coding sequence ATGCCCAAAAATAAACCAGCAGAAAAAAATACGAAGACTAAGATCATTATCCCTATTGCGGTGATAGCTTTGCTTTTCTTAAGTATTGGTGTCGGGATGAGCTACTTTAAACGAAATCTTTACACTGTAATGAAAGTTCCAGACTTTCAACTGACCGATCAGAATAATAAGAAAATCACCAATAAAGATATGCTTGGAAAAGTGTATCTCGTAGAGTTTTTCTTTAGCAGATGTCCTACAATCTGTCCTGTGATGAACACTAACATGAGAGCGATTGAGGATGAAATTAACAACCCGGAATTTGGCATTATTTCGATCAGTATAGATCCAGATAATGATACTCCTGAAACTTTAAAACAGCATGCGAAAAGAATAGGCGTAAAATCTCCCAACTGGCATTTTTTAACAGGAAACAGAACTTATATAGGAGATATTGCGGATAAATTTAATATCTATGTAGGAGATAAAGAAGATGAAGGAGAAAGTCTTAACCACAGCGGTATGATTGCTCTGGTAGATCAGGATGGGAATATACGATGCCGGTATAACAAAGACAACATGCCGATTCTTTATTATTCAGGATTAAATTATGAAGATGCAGACGGAAAAATCCCTAAGCTTACAGGAAAATACCATCCTGACAGAGAAATATTAATTGAAGATATCAAGAAATTACTAAAATAA